The Meiothermus ruber DSM 1279 genome includes the window GCCAGTGCCGAAGCGGCGCACGCAGCGCTCAGGCTGCGCGGTTTCTGGCCGCCAAGGGCTACAAAGCTTACAACCTGGTAGGCGGCATAGAAGCCTGGAAGCGGCACAAACTCCCGGTGAAGTGATGCAGGACGTCTTTCCCAACGAGCTTTCTCTCTGGCAAAAGCGCGGGGCTGTGCTCCTGGACGTGCGGTCGCCAGAAGAGTTCGCCAGCGGGCATATTCCGGGTTCGCGCAACCTTCCCCTGGAGCAGCTTCTGGAGGCGCTGGATACCCTGAAAAGCCCCGTCGTGACCATCTGTGCTACGGGCAGCCGGGCCGGACTGGCCGCCGAGGTGCTGG containing:
- a CDS encoding rhodanese-like domain-containing protein, with the protein product MQDVFPNELSLWQKRGAVLLDVRSPEEFASGHIPGSRNLPLEQLLEALDTLKSPVVTICATGSRAGLAAEVLGYEGLEVGKLVGGIQGYAAQGYPLERTATQVAEVPFKPEEAPCS